From Amycolatopsis sp. cg9, one genomic window encodes:
- a CDS encoding urease subunit gamma, with the protein MHLSPQERDKLLIHVAADVARKRLDRGVRLNYPEAVALITDHVLEGARDGRTVSELVASGRSVLSRAQVLDGVPEMVDSVQVEATFPDGTKLVTVHDPIV; encoded by the coding sequence ATGCACCTCAGCCCGCAGGAGCGCGACAAGCTGCTCATCCACGTGGCGGCGGACGTCGCGCGGAAGCGGCTGGACCGCGGCGTCCGGTTGAACTACCCCGAGGCGGTCGCGCTGATCACCGACCACGTCCTCGAAGGGGCCCGGGACGGGCGCACGGTCAGTGAGCTCGTCGCCAGCGGCCGGAGCGTGCTCTCGCGGGCGCAGGTGCTCGACGGCGTGCCCGAGATGGTCGATTCCGTGCAGGTCGAGGCCACGTTCCCGGACGGCACGAAGCTCGTCACCGTGCACGACCCGATCGTGTGA
- a CDS encoding citrate synthase 2: MTTSTISKPQPSGQPDDGFRPGLEGVVAFHTEIAEPDRDGGALRYRGVDIEDLAGKVTFGDVWGLLVDGRFGHGLPPAEPFPLPVHTGDVRVDVQAALAMLAPIWGYRPLLDITDEEAREQLARASVMALSYVAQSARGIGQPAVPQARVDEAHSITERFLIRWRGEPDPAHVKALDAYWVSAAEHGLNASTFTARVIASTGADVAAAMSGAIGAMSGPLHGGAPARVLPMIEEVERSGDPAGLVKGILDRKERLMGFGHRVYRAEDPRARVLRRTCKELGATRYEAAAALEQAALKELRERRPDHPIETNVEFWAAVILDFAQVPPHMMPAMFSSARTAGWAAHILEQKRTGRLVRPSAKYVGPAPRTPEDVEGWELVTKH; this comes from the coding sequence GTGACTACCTCCACGATCAGCAAGCCACAGCCGTCCGGCCAACCCGACGACGGCTTCCGACCGGGTCTGGAGGGCGTCGTCGCCTTCCACACCGAAATCGCCGAACCCGACCGGGACGGCGGTGCGCTGCGCTACCGCGGCGTCGACATCGAGGACCTCGCCGGCAAGGTGACCTTCGGTGACGTGTGGGGCCTCCTCGTGGACGGCCGGTTCGGCCACGGCCTCCCGCCGGCCGAGCCGTTCCCGCTGCCGGTGCACACCGGCGACGTCCGGGTGGACGTCCAGGCCGCGCTGGCCATGCTCGCGCCGATCTGGGGCTACCGCCCGCTGCTCGACATCACCGACGAAGAGGCCCGCGAACAGCTGGCCCGCGCCTCGGTGATGGCCCTCTCCTACGTCGCGCAGTCGGCGCGCGGCATCGGCCAGCCCGCCGTGCCGCAGGCGCGCGTCGACGAGGCCCACTCGATCACCGAGCGGTTCCTGATCCGCTGGCGCGGCGAGCCCGACCCGGCGCACGTCAAGGCACTCGACGCGTACTGGGTGTCGGCCGCTGAGCACGGCCTCAACGCCTCGACCTTCACCGCGCGCGTCATCGCCTCCACCGGCGCCGACGTCGCGGCGGCCATGTCCGGCGCCATCGGCGCGATGTCGGGCCCGCTGCACGGCGGCGCGCCGGCGCGCGTGCTGCCGATGATCGAAGAGGTCGAACGCTCCGGCGACCCGGCCGGCCTGGTGAAGGGCATCCTGGACCGCAAGGAACGCCTGATGGGCTTCGGCCACCGCGTCTACCGCGCCGAAGACCCGCGGGCGCGCGTGCTGCGCCGGACGTGCAAGGAGCTCGGCGCGACCCGCTACGAGGCGGCCGCGGCGCTGGAGCAGGCGGCGCTGAAGGAGCTGCGCGAGCGGCGCCCGGACCACCCGATCGAGACGAACGTCGAGTTCTGGGCCGCGGTCATCCTGGACTTCGCCCAGGTCCCGCCGCACATGATGCCCGCGATGTTCAGCTCGGCCCGCACCGCCGGCTGGGCCGCGCACATCCTGGAGCAGAAGCGCACCGGACGTCTGGTGCGGCCGTCGGCCAAGTACGTCGGCCCGGCGCCCCGCACCCCCGAGGACGTCGAGGGCTGGGAACTGGTCACCAAGCACTGA
- a CDS encoding TetR/AcrR family transcriptional regulator, translating into MSPQARRDDLIRAALDLFGSRAPELVTVDDIVARAEVSRPLFYRYFPSLRELQVQALRTVTDGLIDGLAGLEEGPPEARLKAAVRGLIDVADHYRAGYIALLRSGSVIATSDTDAAIDEVRNRAVALILDALGVTDPSPLLSLTLRCWTAVVEGALLSWLQERTLPHEHLDTWLVDQLTAMLAATAAHDQAGTFT; encoded by the coding sequence ATGTCGCCGCAGGCCCGCCGCGACGACCTGATCCGCGCCGCGCTCGACCTGTTCGGCTCGCGGGCGCCGGAACTGGTCACGGTGGACGACATCGTCGCGCGCGCCGAGGTTTCGAGGCCGTTGTTCTACCGGTACTTCCCGAGCCTGCGCGAGCTGCAGGTGCAGGCCCTGCGCACGGTCACCGACGGCCTCATCGACGGCCTGGCCGGGCTCGAGGAAGGCCCGCCCGAAGCCCGGTTGAAGGCGGCTGTCCGCGGCCTGATCGACGTCGCCGACCACTACCGGGCCGGGTACATCGCGTTGCTGCGCAGCGGTTCGGTGATCGCGACGTCGGACACGGACGCGGCGATCGACGAGGTCCGCAACCGCGCGGTGGCCCTGATCCTGGACGCCCTCGGCGTCACCGATCCCTCGCCCCTGCTGTCTCTCACCCTGCGCTGCTGGACCGCCGTCGTCGAGGGCGCCCTCTTGTCCTGGCTCCAGGAACGCACGCTCCCGCACGAGCACCTGGACACGTGGCTGGTCGACCAGCTCACGGCAATGCTCGCCGCCACCGCCGCCCACGACCAAGCCGGCACTTTCACGTGA